A genomic window from Luteolibacter flavescens includes:
- a CDS encoding S1 family peptidase: MKSLILSTCAALVLQLSPASAVEHAEAMMRATFKLFNKDSTATCFLLRDGAEVYLVTAAHTFERASGETSILVLREVDQDGVWKRQDKTISIRKGDQALWTKHPKQDLAVMRVKLDLPEGASLPLDVVKSEGFPAFGDPVMLLTYPARVEANGAGFPLARQAVVGSFPAEPMAKHPEFIIDATAWDGDSGGPVFIDAGGGKPQVVGLVISRINHVENIKSERETRKIETPMGLSKALAAPLIFETIRLAKEAAADR, encoded by the coding sequence GTGAAATCCCTCATCCTCTCCACCTGTGCGGCGCTCGTGCTCCAGCTTTCACCGGCCAGCGCCGTGGAGCATGCGGAAGCGATGATGCGGGCGACCTTCAAGCTCTTCAACAAGGACTCCACGGCGACCTGCTTCCTGCTGCGCGATGGCGCGGAGGTTTATCTCGTTACCGCTGCGCATACCTTTGAGAGGGCCAGCGGCGAGACCTCAATCCTCGTGCTGCGCGAGGTGGACCAAGACGGCGTCTGGAAGCGTCAGGACAAGACGATCTCCATCCGCAAGGGCGACCAGGCACTGTGGACAAAGCATCCCAAGCAGGATCTGGCGGTGATGCGGGTGAAGCTGGATCTGCCCGAGGGTGCCTCCTTGCCGCTCGACGTGGTGAAGTCGGAGGGCTTCCCGGCCTTCGGCGACCCGGTCATGCTGCTGACCTACCCTGCGCGGGTGGAGGCGAATGGCGCGGGCTTCCCGCTCGCCCGGCAGGCGGTGGTCGGGAGCTTCCCCGCCGAACCGATGGCCAAGCATCCCGAATTCATCATTGATGCCACGGCGTGGGATGGGGACAGCGGCGGGCCGGTCTTCATCGACGCCGGCGGTGGCAAGCCGCAGGTGGTCGGGCTGGTGATCTCCCGCATCAATCACGTGGAGAATATCAAAAGCGAGCGCGAGACCCGGAAGATCGAGACGCCCATGGGATTGAGCAAGGCACTCGCTGCTCCGTTGATCTTCGAAACGATCCGCCTGGCGAAGGAAGCCGCCGCCGACCGCTGA
- a CDS encoding PQQ-dependent sugar dehydrogenase — MVKVASVIGAAAMLMPASASAQVPDEAAYRRHALTRSGDAARGKALFHEQRMLCAHCHSVDGSASKAGPDLFAAGDAFGRRDLIESILKPSATIAPGYGTVIVETKSGTTFQGTLKQKNEAGVEIMGLDGKQVSIAAADIKEQSGSSVSLMPEGLHLQLTTDEFTDLVEYLTTLKQEESTLAGDRGMPLEIPKLAKPVKVEPFFAKEFKLPRVRAESGLTSLRAIPGSPGAFLLLHQGGTIWRVTKTTTGEESEVFANLTDVVFSERGPNGLLDVAFHPKFRENRKYYLFYQTLEKGEVITRIEEKKFDPAFKGDSGDAPRLLMTIASVAEDHSGGCLDFGPDGFLYLVMGDTGPHHDPNGHAQDLGLLLGKVMRIDVDREEGGRPYAIPPDNPFADQAGARPEIWAYGFRNPWRFSFDRPTGDLWLADVGQDRLEEVAIVRRGENHGWNVFEGFESFSSQYRKEGREFTRPVFAYRRKYGNSVTGGHVYRGKANPSFQGVYVFSDYTSKILFGITVENGVLKTARQIGTAPQRVVSFCEDEAGELYVVGYEGMISRIDFSGAHFE; from the coding sequence GTGGTAAAAGTCGCTTCGGTCATCGGCGCGGCCGCCATGCTGATGCCGGCATCTGCTTCCGCGCAGGTGCCGGACGAGGCGGCGTACCGTCGTCATGCGCTGACCCGCTCCGGCGATGCGGCACGAGGCAAGGCGCTCTTCCACGAGCAGAGGATGCTATGCGCGCATTGCCACTCGGTGGATGGCAGCGCCAGCAAGGCCGGGCCGGATCTCTTTGCCGCGGGCGATGCCTTTGGCCGGCGCGATCTGATAGAGTCCATCTTGAAGCCCTCCGCGACCATCGCCCCGGGCTATGGCACGGTGATCGTGGAGACGAAGTCGGGCACCACCTTCCAGGGCACGCTCAAGCAGAAGAACGAAGCGGGCGTGGAGATCATGGGTCTCGATGGAAAGCAGGTCTCCATCGCCGCCGCGGACATCAAGGAGCAGTCGGGATCGTCTGTCTCCCTGATGCCCGAGGGGCTCCATCTTCAACTCACCACGGATGAATTCACCGACCTCGTCGAGTATCTGACCACCCTGAAGCAGGAGGAATCCACGCTGGCGGGGGATCGCGGAATGCCGCTGGAAATCCCGAAGCTGGCGAAGCCGGTGAAGGTCGAGCCCTTCTTCGCGAAGGAATTCAAGCTCCCGCGCGTGCGTGCGGAGAGCGGCCTCACCTCGCTGCGCGCCATTCCCGGGTCGCCGGGCGCATTCCTGCTCCTGCACCAGGGCGGCACGATCTGGCGTGTCACGAAGACGACCACGGGAGAAGAGAGCGAGGTCTTCGCGAACCTGACCGACGTGGTCTTCAGTGAACGAGGGCCGAATGGACTGCTGGACGTGGCCTTCCACCCGAAGTTCCGCGAGAACAGGAAATACTATCTCTTCTACCAGACGCTGGAGAAGGGCGAGGTGATCACGCGGATCGAGGAGAAGAAATTCGACCCGGCATTCAAAGGCGATTCGGGGGATGCTCCGCGGCTGCTCATGACCATCGCCAGCGTCGCGGAGGACCATAGCGGCGGCTGCCTGGACTTCGGTCCGGATGGCTTCCTCTATCTCGTGATGGGCGATACCGGACCGCATCACGATCCGAACGGCCACGCGCAGGATCTCGGCCTCCTGTTAGGAAAGGTCATGCGCATCGATGTGGATCGCGAGGAAGGCGGTCGCCCGTACGCGATCCCGCCGGACAATCCCTTCGCCGACCAAGCGGGGGCGCGGCCTGAGATCTGGGCATACGGCTTCCGGAATCCCTGGCGCTTCAGCTTCGATCGCCCCACGGGGGATCTCTGGCTGGCTGATGTGGGGCAGGATCGCTTGGAAGAAGTGGCCATCGTCCGCCGTGGCGAGAATCACGGCTGGAATGTCTTCGAGGGCTTCGAGTCCTTCTCCAGCCAGTATCGGAAGGAAGGGCGCGAGTTCACCCGGCCGGTCTTCGCCTATCGGCGGAAATACGGGAACTCCGTGACCGGCGGTCACGTCTATCGCGGCAAGGCGAATCCGTCTTTCCAAGGCGTCTATGTTTTCTCCGACTACACGTCGAAGATCCTCTTCGGCATCACCGTGGAGAATGGCGTCCTGAAAACCGCGCGCCAGATCGGCACCGCCCCGCAGCGGGTCGTTTCCTTCTGCGAGGATGAGGCGGGCGAACTCTATGTCGTCGGCTATGAAGGCATGATCAGCCGGATCGATTTTTCCGGCGCGCATTTCGAGTGA
- a CDS encoding endonuclease/exonuclease/phosphatase family protein codes for MNSSRLRRRSGWTLVGCSLLLHVVTVYAFAEQPDKLAAFTVMPIWVWGGIGLLCSTVAFWFLRAPLSLIVTGIWAMTVLLGADEARVIANVGKSAPTPGPAGDLDGRPLVRVLTLNCNFFQYGAHSAGGGDPSNDIRRWDPDIVLLQEVHPHQVRQIADLLYQGRGDYRIYSSNGVVSRWPIIREVNPKSRGYRIQQVTVRKPDKQDIEVVNIHLRSAATDLRLWKRECWVTHAANRAQRREELAIALSIFAETASGTPAIFGGDFNAPPSDPVLNLLRADFRDSFIEAGTGWGNTYQRRIPVHRIDQIHHTSHFKAMRCRAVTTRRSDHRMVVTDLLPSP; via the coding sequence ATGAATTCCTCCCGCCTACGTCGCCGCTCCGGGTGGACGCTCGTCGGGTGCTCCTTGCTGCTGCACGTGGTGACGGTGTATGCCTTCGCCGAGCAGCCTGACAAGCTGGCCGCTTTCACCGTCATGCCCATCTGGGTGTGGGGGGGGATCGGCCTTCTTTGTTCCACGGTCGCCTTCTGGTTCCTGCGCGCGCCGCTGTCGCTCATCGTCACCGGCATCTGGGCCATGACCGTGCTGCTCGGGGCGGATGAGGCCAGGGTGATCGCGAATGTCGGCAAGTCCGCCCCCACCCCGGGTCCGGCGGGCGATCTGGATGGCCGCCCGCTGGTCCGCGTCCTGACCCTGAACTGCAATTTCTTCCAATACGGCGCGCACTCCGCCGGCGGCGGCGACCCCTCGAATGACATCCGCCGCTGGGACCCGGACATCGTCCTGCTCCAGGAAGTCCACCCTCATCAGGTCCGCCAGATCGCGGACCTGCTCTACCAGGGCCGCGGTGACTACCGCATCTACTCGTCCAATGGCGTGGTCTCCCGTTGGCCGATCATCCGCGAGGTGAACCCCAAATCGCGCGGCTACCGCATCCAGCAGGTGACGGTGCGGAAGCCGGACAAGCAGGACATCGAGGTGGTGAACATCCACCTCAGGAGCGCAGCCACCGACCTGCGCCTGTGGAAGCGCGAATGCTGGGTCACCCACGCCGCGAACCGTGCCCAGCGCCGGGAGGAACTGGCAATCGCGCTTTCGATCTTCGCGGAGACCGCCTCGGGAACGCCCGCGATCTTCGGCGGGGACTTCAATGCTCCACCCAGTGATCCTGTCCTGAACCTGCTCCGCGCGGATTTCCGGGACTCCTTCATCGAGGCTGGCACCGGTTGGGGAAACACTTACCAGCGCCGCATCCCTGTCCACCGGATCGACCAGATCCACCACACCAGCCACTTCAAGGCAATGCGCTGCCGGGCCGTGACCACCCGCCGCAGCGATCACCGCATGGTGGTGACGGATCTACTACCTTCCCCGTAG